In Paramormyrops kingsleyae isolate MSU_618 chromosome 5, PKINGS_0.4, whole genome shotgun sequence, one DNA window encodes the following:
- the LOC111841961 gene encoding uncharacterized protein isoform X2, with the protein MSEDRLLFSCEDPALWRRIYKSYWRVVELKSMAKGKKPGKLLPLDKWYQDELPKAIASRPQRFLTHPELLKVMEWKLTRGKFRPRLQQLVATNPSETVEKCTKKAFSLLPDIQAAITELSSLKALGPATASVLAAGSPELAAFMADEAVESIPYLKPVQYTAKHYSLYLQRVVERSCSLNEECPVCSSLLGHLTEHRNTKALLSDWPLSSPSIQRTVKRTGHPTRWSSVCGPGLWPVSCSPPCSKSSARRRALRRLWRAAGDQPRGRGPTRLYLPCYCSLFLSTFKE; encoded by the exons ATGTCCGAGGACAGGCTCCTGTTTTCCTGCGAGGATCCAGCGCTATGGAGGCGGATCTATAAAAGTTACTGGCGAGTGGTGGAGCTGAAGTCGATGGCTAAGGGGAAGAAGCCGGGCAAACTGCTCCCCCTGGATAAATG GTACCAGGATGAGCTGCCTAAAGCGATTGCCAGCCGGCCGCAGCGGTTCCTGACGCACCCGGAGCTGCTCAAGGTGATGGAGTGGAAGCTCACT AGGGGGAAATTCCGGCCGAGGCTACAGCAGTTGGTGGCCACCAATCCCAGCGAGACCGTGGAAAAGTGCACCAAGAAGGCCTTCAGTCTGCTGCCGGACATCCAGGCGGCCATCACGGAGCTCAGCTCTCTGAAGGCCTTGGGGCCTGCCACCGCATCAG TTCTGGCTGCTGGCTCTCCTGAGCTCGCTGCCTTCATGGCTGACGAGGCGGTGGAAAGCATTCCGTACTTAAAGCCCGTTCAGTACACAGCCAAGCATTACTCTCTGTACCTGCAGAGGGTGGTGGAGCGGAGCTGCTCGCTCAACGAAG AATGTCCAGTCTGTTCTTCACTTTTGGGTCACCTGACAGAACACAGAAACACTAAGGCTTTGCTAAGTGACTGGCCACTCTCCTCTCCTTCCATCCAGCGGACAGTGAAAAGAACTGGACACCCCACAAGGTGGAGCTCTGTCTGTGGGCCTGGGCTGTGGCCGGTCAGCTGCAGCCCTCCCTGCTCCAAGAGCTCTGCAAGGAGGAGAGCCCTGAGGAGGCTGTGGAGAGCAGCAGGAGACCAACCAAGAGGCAGAGGACCAACTAGACTATACCTACCATGTTACTGCTCTTTGTTTTTATCCACATTTAAAGAATAA
- the LOC111841961 gene encoding uncharacterized protein isoform X4, whose amino-acid sequence MSEDRLLFSCEDPALWRRIYKSYWRVVELKSMAKGKKPGKLLPLDKWYQDELPKAIASRPQRFLTHPELLKVMEWKLTRGKFRPRLQQLVATNPSETVEKCTKKAFSLLPDIQAAITELSSLKALGPATASAVLAAGSPELAAFMADEAVESIPYLKPVQYTAKHYSLYLQRVVERSCSLNEADSEKNWTPHKVELCLWAWAVAGQLQPSLLQELCKEESPEEAVESSRRPTKRQRTN is encoded by the exons ATGTCCGAGGACAGGCTCCTGTTTTCCTGCGAGGATCCAGCGCTATGGAGGCGGATCTATAAAAGTTACTGGCGAGTGGTGGAGCTGAAGTCGATGGCTAAGGGGAAGAAGCCGGGCAAACTGCTCCCCCTGGATAAATG GTACCAGGATGAGCTGCCTAAAGCGATTGCCAGCCGGCCGCAGCGGTTCCTGACGCACCCGGAGCTGCTCAAGGTGATGGAGTGGAAGCTCACT AGGGGGAAATTCCGGCCGAGGCTACAGCAGTTGGTGGCCACCAATCCCAGCGAGACCGTGGAAAAGTGCACCAAGAAGGCCTTCAGTCTGCTGCCGGACATCCAGGCGGCCATCACGGAGCTCAGCTCTCTGAAGGCCTTGGGGCCTGCCACCGCATCAG CAGTTCTGGCTGCTGGCTCTCCTGAGCTCGCTGCCTTCATGGCTGACGAGGCGGTGGAAAGCATTCCGTACTTAAAGCCCGTTCAGTACACAGCCAAGCATTACTCTCTGTACCTGCAGAGGGTGGTGGAGCGGAGCTGCTCGCTCAACGAAG CGGACAGTGAAAAGAACTGGACACCCCACAAGGTGGAGCTCTGTCTGTGGGCCTGGGCTGTGGCCGGTCAGCTGCAGCCCTCCCTGCTCCAAGAGCTCTGCAAGGAGGAGAGCCCTGAGGAGGCTGTGGAGAGCAGCAGGAGACCAACCAAGAGGCAGAGGACCAACTAG
- the LOC111841961 gene encoding uncharacterized protein isoform X3 — MSEDRLLFSCEDPALWRRIYKSYWRVVELKSMAKGKKPGKLLPLDKWYQDELPKAIASRPQRFLTHPELLKRGKFRPRLQQLVATNPSETVEKCTKKAFSLLPDIQAAITELSSLKALGPATASAVLAAGSPELAAFMADEAVESIPYLKPVQYTAKHYSLYLQRVVERSCSLNEECPVCSSLLGHLTEHRNTKALLSDWPLSSPSIQRTVKRTGHPTRWSSVCGPGLWPVSCSPPCSKSSARRRALRRLWRAAGDQPRGRGPTRLYLPCYCSLFLSTFKE, encoded by the exons ATGTCCGAGGACAGGCTCCTGTTTTCCTGCGAGGATCCAGCGCTATGGAGGCGGATCTATAAAAGTTACTGGCGAGTGGTGGAGCTGAAGTCGATGGCTAAGGGGAAGAAGCCGGGCAAACTGCTCCCCCTGGATAAATG GTACCAGGATGAGCTGCCTAAAGCGATTGCCAGCCGGCCGCAGCGGTTCCTGACGCACCCGGAGCTGCTCAAG AGGGGGAAATTCCGGCCGAGGCTACAGCAGTTGGTGGCCACCAATCCCAGCGAGACCGTGGAAAAGTGCACCAAGAAGGCCTTCAGTCTGCTGCCGGACATCCAGGCGGCCATCACGGAGCTCAGCTCTCTGAAGGCCTTGGGGCCTGCCACCGCATCAG CAGTTCTGGCTGCTGGCTCTCCTGAGCTCGCTGCCTTCATGGCTGACGAGGCGGTGGAAAGCATTCCGTACTTAAAGCCCGTTCAGTACACAGCCAAGCATTACTCTCTGTACCTGCAGAGGGTGGTGGAGCGGAGCTGCTCGCTCAACGAAG AATGTCCAGTCTGTTCTTCACTTTTGGGTCACCTGACAGAACACAGAAACACTAAGGCTTTGCTAAGTGACTGGCCACTCTCCTCTCCTTCCATCCAGCGGACAGTGAAAAGAACTGGACACCCCACAAGGTGGAGCTCTGTCTGTGGGCCTGGGCTGTGGCCGGTCAGCTGCAGCCCTCCCTGCTCCAAGAGCTCTGCAAGGAGGAGAGCCCTGAGGAGGCTGTGGAGAGCAGCAGGAGACCAACCAAGAGGCAGAGGACCAACTAGACTATACCTACCATGTTACTGCTCTTTGTTTTTATCCACATTTAAAGAATAA
- the LOC111841961 gene encoding uncharacterized protein isoform X1: protein MSEDRLLFSCEDPALWRRIYKSYWRVVELKSMAKGKKPGKLLPLDKWYQDELPKAIASRPQRFLTHPELLKVMEWKLTRGKFRPRLQQLVATNPSETVEKCTKKAFSLLPDIQAAITELSSLKALGPATASAVLAAGSPELAAFMADEAVESIPYLKPVQYTAKHYSLYLQRVVERSCSLNEECPVCSSLLGHLTEHRNTKALLSDWPLSSPSIQRTVKRTGHPTRWSSVCGPGLWPVSCSPPCSKSSARRRALRRLWRAAGDQPRGRGPTRLYLPCYCSLFLSTFKE, encoded by the exons ATGTCCGAGGACAGGCTCCTGTTTTCCTGCGAGGATCCAGCGCTATGGAGGCGGATCTATAAAAGTTACTGGCGAGTGGTGGAGCTGAAGTCGATGGCTAAGGGGAAGAAGCCGGGCAAACTGCTCCCCCTGGATAAATG GTACCAGGATGAGCTGCCTAAAGCGATTGCCAGCCGGCCGCAGCGGTTCCTGACGCACCCGGAGCTGCTCAAGGTGATGGAGTGGAAGCTCACT AGGGGGAAATTCCGGCCGAGGCTACAGCAGTTGGTGGCCACCAATCCCAGCGAGACCGTGGAAAAGTGCACCAAGAAGGCCTTCAGTCTGCTGCCGGACATCCAGGCGGCCATCACGGAGCTCAGCTCTCTGAAGGCCTTGGGGCCTGCCACCGCATCAG CAGTTCTGGCTGCTGGCTCTCCTGAGCTCGCTGCCTTCATGGCTGACGAGGCGGTGGAAAGCATTCCGTACTTAAAGCCCGTTCAGTACACAGCCAAGCATTACTCTCTGTACCTGCAGAGGGTGGTGGAGCGGAGCTGCTCGCTCAACGAAG AATGTCCAGTCTGTTCTTCACTTTTGGGTCACCTGACAGAACACAGAAACACTAAGGCTTTGCTAAGTGACTGGCCACTCTCCTCTCCTTCCATCCAGCGGACAGTGAAAAGAACTGGACACCCCACAAGGTGGAGCTCTGTCTGTGGGCCTGGGCTGTGGCCGGTCAGCTGCAGCCCTCCCTGCTCCAAGAGCTCTGCAAGGAGGAGAGCCCTGAGGAGGCTGTGGAGAGCAGCAGGAGACCAACCAAGAGGCAGAGGACCAACTAGACTATACCTACCATGTTACTGCTCTTTGTTTTTATCCACATTTAAAGAATAA